CGACGTGACGGTCCTGAACAAGGTTGAATCCGAAACCGCCGCGCCCGAAACCGCCACCGCGGCGCGGCACAGCCCCCTGGAGCACCGCGCCGCCGAGCTCGAACGCCGCTCGGCCTCGGGAGCTCGTGGCGTCAGGCTGCGCGAGGAACCGTTCCTGACCCAGATCAACCTCCGCACCCCACCGGGCGGCGCCGAGGCCTCGGCCGTGTCGGAGTCGCTGGGACTGCCGCTGCCAACGGCCAACAGGGTCAGCGGCGACGAGCACGACGCGGTGCTCTGGCTGGGGCCCGACGAGTCGCTGATCGTGGCCCCGGACGGGCGCGCCGAGCACCTGCTGCGCACCGTCCGGGACGCCCAGCGGGGCGGTTCCGGCTCGGCGGTGGACGTCTCGGCCAACCGCACCACACTGCGCCTCTCCGGCCCCGCGGCACGCGAGGTGCTGGAGAAGCTGTGCTCGCTCGACCTGCACCCGCGTTCCTTCGGCCCGGGGGACTGTGCGCAGACCCTGCTGGGGCGGGTGATCGTGGTGCTGTGGCAGCTGGACCGGGAGCCCGGTTACCGCATCATGGTGCGTTGTTCTTTCGCCGACTACCTGGTCGATCTGCTGTTGGACGCGATGGCGGAGTTCCTCGACGGCTGAGACCGCTCGTGGCCGGAGGGCGAAGCGCCACCGCTCAAGGGGAGCCGAAAGCGTTCGGTAGTCGTCCCCGCACGTCTCGGGCTTCCCGGTTGTTACCGTCTGCGATACGGTAAGCGTGACGCAGGATCGAGGCGGTGTGGGAACCGTGCCGGTCAAATGGTGGTATCGCAGCCGGTGAACTCGCCGGTACCGCCGGGTTCGTCATACAAGACGAGCGCTTTGTTGCGTATAACGGGACCACGGATGGTGTTGTCGGGCCGCTGTCGAGGAAGTTCCATGGCGGACCGAGGAAAGCCGGTTGGTTCCGGCAATTGTCCCCGGACGGATACGGTTGAGTCGTGAGTGAATCAGCGGACGCACGCGGTAGGGGATCGGGGGCGTTGGTCCAGTCGGTGGATCGCGCGGTGACGATCCTGGAACTGGTGGCACGCAACGGCGAAGTGGGGATAACCGAGATCGCCGGAGAGCTGGGCGTGCACAAGTCCACCGCGTCGAGGCTGGTCAGCGTGTTGGAGACGCGCGGATTGGTGGAACAGCTCAAGGACAGGGGAAAGTACGCCATCGGTTTCGGAGTGGTACGGCTCGCCGGTGCCGCCACCGAGCGGATGGACCTGCCCCGGTTGGGCGCACCCTACTGCGACTCATTGGCCGCCGAACTCGGTGAGACCGTCAACATCGCCATCCGGGACCACGACGTGGCGATCAACATCAGTCAGGCGAGGGGGACCGCCTCCGTCACCGCCCACAACTGGGTGGGGCAACGGACCCCGTTGCACGCCACTTCGAGCGGCAAGGTGCTCTTCGCATACGCCCCGACCGAGGACCAGGAGGACCTGCTCGGCGAGGAGCTGCAGCGCTACACGGCGCGAACCATCACCGACCCCGAGGAGCTCCGCAAGGAGTTCCAGGCCATCGAACGCGACGGCTACGCGACCAGCTACGAGGAACTCGAACTCGGGCTCAACGCGGCGGCCGTGGCGGTCCACAACCACAACGGCGGTGTCGTCGCCGCGCTGAGCGCCTCCGGACCCTCCTACCGGTTCTCCCGCAGGAGGATGCGCGAGCTCGTCGACGCCATGACGGTGGCCTCCAAGGAGCTGTCGGCCCAGCTCGGTTATCTGGAGTCCTGACCGTTCGGCGGTTCCGCCGGGACACGTGGTGCCCCGGCACCCTGCGGTGGAGCGGAGCCCGCTTCGCCGGTCGCGGGGCGGGAGTTCTCCCGCTGGTGTGCGCATGAGTTCGAGGGGCGGCGCCGCGCAGCGGAGCTCCTCCCAGGACCGCGAGGTTCGACCACGCGGCCACCTCGCGGGGCCGAAAACCCTCGAAAGGCACCTCACCCCTGGCTCGGCCACCGGCCGTTCCCGCCGCGGTGCTCGTCCATCTCCTCACCCGTTATGAGCGTGGTCTCCTCGGTGGCGTCCTCCGGCGCGGCACCGCCGCCCTCGTACCGCGCTCGGATCTCACCGGCCTCCCGGGACATGCCGTGCTCGTCGAGCACGTCGGCCAGCCGCCGCGCGAAGCGTGGACGTCGCTCGTCGTCCTCGGGATGGCTCGCCTCGACCAGGTGCTCGGCATGGAGAACGCGGAGGCTCACGGGGTCCTGCCGCTCACCGGTTCCCGATATCTCCGCCGGGGTTTCCACGCCGTTCGCCGCGAACGACTGCCGCGCGAACCGGGTGCCGCTGACCGAGTGCTCCGCCGCGAAGAAACCGGTGGCGGGCACCCACTGACCGGCGGGAGCTCCCCGGCGGGCGGCCTGCTCCGGACCGTGGGCCAGGGCCGAGAGCTGCGAGAGGGTGTCGACCAGCCCGACGGCCTCCTCCAGCCGCTCCCGGGACACGTCCTCCTGCGCGAGCCACCACACCACCGCGTTGGCGGTGTCGGAGAGCGCGTCGTTGGTCAGGTACTCGCGGAAACCGCGCTCCCCGTCCCGTCTGCGTTGGCGTATCTCCTCGTCCTTGGCGGCCTCGCCGAGCGCCTGGAGTCGTTGCTCGTCGGACTCCCGGAGCTTCAGCGAGACGTCCTGCGCCCAGGCCCGCAGATGTCCGGCCGGATCGCCCAGCATCACCCCCAGCGCGTCGCTCAGCCGGTGTTCGGTGATCCGGTGGTCCAACGCGCCGGTCTCCGCCGTTACCGCACAGGCACGTCGGTAGATCGCGTCCACCGCGATGGCCTGTTGCCGCTCCGGGGAGGGGCCCGCCGCTCCGGGAGCCGGAATCCAGTGCACCGTGGCCGAGAACAGCAGTCGGTA
The nucleotide sequence above comes from Actinopolyspora erythraea. Encoded proteins:
- a CDS encoding sarcosine oxidase subunit gamma; the encoded protein is MTVLNKVESETAAPETATAARHSPLEHRAAELERRSASGARGVRLREEPFLTQINLRTPPGGAEASAVSESLGLPLPTANRVSGDEHDAVLWLGPDESLIVAPDGRAEHLLRTVRDAQRGGSGSAVDVSANRTTLRLSGPAAREVLEKLCSLDLHPRSFGPGDCAQTLLGRVIVVLWQLDREPGYRIMVRCSFADYLVDLLLDAMAEFLDG
- a CDS encoding IclR family transcriptional regulator, whose amino-acid sequence is MSESADARGRGSGALVQSVDRAVTILELVARNGEVGITEIAGELGVHKSTASRLVSVLETRGLVEQLKDRGKYAIGFGVVRLAGAATERMDLPRLGAPYCDSLAAELGETVNIAIRDHDVAINISQARGTASVTAHNWVGQRTPLHATSSGKVLFAYAPTEDQEDLLGEELQRYTARTITDPEELRKEFQAIERDGYATSYEELELGLNAAAVAVHNHNGGVVAALSASGPSYRFSRRRMRELVDAMTVASKELSAQLGYLES